The following proteins are co-located in the Ensifer sp. WSM1721 genome:
- a CDS encoding TRAP transporter large permease subunit, whose product MSDPFLGLTMLMLIVVVIMMGFPTAFTLMGLGMLFGFYAFYNPAEPWIDNRVFDLMVQRTYGAMTNDVLISIPLFVLMGYVMERGALVDKMFYSVQLSFRRVPASLAITTLIVCTFWGIASGLVGAVVVLMGVIAMNPMLRAGYDVKLAAGVITAGGTLGILIPPSVMIIVYAAVAGQSVVKLYAATMFPGFFLALLYLVYVLGWAMLNPKIAPTLPEEQTRVPVPIWMKRFEALYSRNMLVGLISALFRPSRAMAIETEDGRFTYWRLVKNAVAALVPFLLVAFTLALVWWYVVIHQQAAETEAPEGLEELGAPAVDAGPAAADGSATGFYIWFGIAVAIAALALVRYYRKMNAERLQVVKLLVSSVMPLAILTVVVLAVILFGITTATESAAIGAAGAFLLAMQARTLDWQRTKEAVFLTAKTTAMVCWLFVGSALFSAVFAILGGQALIEQWVLALDLTPVQFMILSQAIIFLLGWPLEWTEIIIIFVPIFLPLLQHFDIDPILWGVLVFVNLQAAFLSPPVAMSAYYLKGVSPPHVSLNQIFAGMMPYMLIVILCMVLMYLWPGMTLWLPNYLYG is encoded by the coding sequence GTGAGCGACCCGTTCCTCGGATTGACGATGCTGATGCTCATCGTGGTCGTGATCATGATGGGCTTCCCGACGGCTTTCACGCTGATGGGGCTCGGGATGCTCTTCGGCTTCTATGCCTTCTACAATCCCGCCGAGCCCTGGATCGACAATCGCGTCTTCGATCTCATGGTCCAGCGCACCTATGGCGCGATGACCAATGACGTCTTGATCTCGATCCCGCTCTTCGTGCTGATGGGCTACGTGATGGAGCGCGGCGCGCTCGTCGACAAGATGTTCTACAGCGTCCAGCTTTCGTTTAGGCGCGTGCCGGCATCGCTTGCCATCACGACGCTCATCGTCTGCACCTTCTGGGGTATTGCCAGCGGCCTCGTTGGCGCCGTGGTGGTGCTGATGGGCGTGATCGCCATGAATCCGATGCTGCGCGCCGGTTACGACGTGAAGCTCGCCGCCGGCGTCATCACCGCAGGCGGCACGCTCGGGATCCTGATTCCGCCCTCGGTGATGATCATCGTCTATGCGGCGGTCGCGGGGCAATCGGTGGTCAAGCTCTATGCGGCGACGATGTTCCCCGGGTTTTTCCTGGCTCTGCTTTACCTCGTCTACGTCCTCGGATGGGCGATGCTCAACCCGAAGATCGCGCCGACCCTGCCCGAGGAGCAGACGCGCGTTCCGGTGCCGATCTGGATGAAGCGCTTCGAGGCGCTCTATTCACGCAACATGCTGGTTGGGCTCATATCGGCCCTGTTTCGTCCATCGCGAGCCATGGCGATCGAGACGGAGGATGGGCGGTTCACCTATTGGAGGCTGGTGAAGAATGCCGTCGCGGCGCTCGTTCCCTTCCTTCTCGTCGCCTTCACGCTGGCGCTCGTCTGGTGGTACGTCGTTATTCACCAGCAGGCGGCCGAGACGGAAGCGCCGGAAGGGCTTGAGGAGCTCGGCGCGCCGGCGGTGGACGCGGGTCCGGCGGCGGCCGATGGATCTGCCACGGGTTTCTACATCTGGTTCGGCATCGCGGTGGCGATCGCTGCACTTGCGCTTGTCCGCTATTACCGAAAGATGAACGCCGAAAGGCTTCAGGTCGTGAAACTTCTGGTCTCCTCGGTCATGCCGCTCGCGATCCTCACCGTCGTCGTGCTCGCGGTCATCCTTTTCGGCATCACGACAGCGACGGAGTCTGCTGCCATCGGTGCCGCAGGGGCTTTCCTGCTGGCGATGCAGGCGCGCACGCTCGACTGGCAGCGCACCAAGGAAGCGGTGTTCCTGACTGCAAAGACGACTGCCATGGTCTGCTGGCTCTTCGTCGGCTCGGCGCTCTTTTCAGCCGTCTTTGCCATTCTCGGCGGCCAGGCGCTGATCGAGCAATGGGTGCTCGCGCTCGACCTCACGCCGGTGCAGTTCATGATTCTCTCGCAGGCGATCATCTTCCTTCTCGGCTGGCCGCTCGAATGGACGGAAATCATCATCATCTTCGTGCCGATCTTCCTGCCGCTGCTCCAGCACTTCGACATCGACCCCATCCTCTGGGGCGTGCTGGTCTTCGTGAACCTGCAGGCGGCGTTCCTGTCGCCGCCGGTGGCGATGTCCGCCTATTATCTCAAGGGCGTTTCGCCGCCGCATGTGAGCCTCAACCAGATCTTCGCCGGCATGATGCCTTACATGCTGATCGTCATCCTCTGCATGGTGCTCATGTATCTATGGCCGGGCATGACGCTCTGGCTTCCGAACTATCTCTACGGCTGA
- a CDS encoding TRAP transporter small permease subunit: protein MQAQRFLLTIDAISVWVGKAAAWLIIGLMMLVCAEVFKRYILNMPTAWIFDASNMLYGSLFMLAGAYALAQNAHVRGDFIYSSLRPRTQAALDLLLYILFFLPGIAALIYAGYDYAALSWRIGEHSTVTAEGPPIYYFKTVIPVAGALVMLQGLAEIVRCIVCLRVGAWPRRLHDVEEIDVVAEQLAQSQYVDVEAREAAIERAQDIERAARQRGLKGEEET from the coding sequence GTGCAGGCTCAGCGGTTTCTGCTCACAATTGACGCAATCAGCGTCTGGGTTGGCAAGGCCGCGGCATGGCTGATCATCGGATTGATGATGTTGGTCTGCGCCGAAGTCTTCAAGCGCTACATCCTGAATATGCCAACGGCGTGGATCTTCGATGCCAGCAACATGCTTTATGGAAGCCTCTTCATGCTGGCGGGGGCCTATGCCTTGGCGCAGAACGCCCATGTGCGCGGCGACTTCATCTATAGTTCGCTAAGGCCGCGCACACAGGCCGCGCTCGATCTCCTCCTTTACATCCTCTTCTTCCTGCCCGGCATCGCCGCGCTTATCTATGCCGGCTACGACTATGCCGCCCTTTCCTGGAGGATCGGCGAGCATTCGACGGTAACGGCGGAAGGGCCGCCGATCTACTATTTCAAGACGGTCATCCCGGTGGCGGGCGCCCTCGTGATGCTGCAGGGGCTCGCCGAGATCGTGCGCTGCATCGTCTGTCTGAGAGTCGGGGCGTGGCCGCGACGGCTTCACGATGTCGAAGAGATCGACGTCGTCGCCGAGCAGCTTGCCCAGAGCCAATATGTCGATGTCGAGGCGCGTGAGGCGGCGATCGAGCGGGCGCAGGACATCGAGAGAGCGGCGCGGCAGCGCGGTCTCAAAGGAGAGGAGGAGACGTGA
- a CDS encoding TRAP transporter substrate-binding protein — protein MTRRTQIGGKTSRRRFLSGAAMAGAAMVAAPSVVKAQGPVSMRWQSTWPSKDIFHEFAQDFAKKVNDMTGGDLRIEVLPAGAVVPAFGLLDAVSQGTLDGGHGVMVYHYGKQTALALWGSGPGFAMDANMLLAWHKYGGGRELLAKLYESIGANVVSFPYGPMPTQPLGWFKKPVAKPEDIQGLKFRTVGISIDVFTALGAAVNALPGGEIVAALDRGLIDAAEFNNASSDRVLGFPDVSKICMLQGYHQNAETFEILFNKGKFDGLPEAMKAIIANAVESASADMSWKAIDRYSTDYREMQTADSVKFYKTPDAILKRQLEVYDEVVKKKSAENPMFKEVLLSQLTFAERATRWEQDTVVNRRMAFDHYFGRDGVAKEF, from the coding sequence ATGACACGCAGAACCCAGATCGGGGGAAAAACGTCGCGTCGCAGGTTTTTGAGCGGCGCAGCCATGGCCGGTGCAGCCATGGTCGCCGCGCCAAGCGTCGTCAAGGCGCAAGGACCGGTCAGCATGCGCTGGCAGAGCACCTGGCCGTCGAAGGACATCTTTCACGAATTCGCACAGGATTTCGCCAAGAAGGTCAATGACATGACCGGTGGCGATCTCAGGATCGAGGTGCTGCCGGCGGGCGCCGTCGTACCTGCCTTCGGCTTGCTCGATGCCGTGTCGCAAGGGACGCTCGATGGCGGCCACGGCGTGATGGTCTATCACTACGGCAAGCAGACGGCGCTGGCGCTTTGGGGCTCCGGGCCCGGCTTCGCCATGGACGCCAACATGCTGCTCGCCTGGCACAAATACGGCGGGGGCAGGGAACTGCTCGCCAAGCTTTATGAATCGATCGGCGCCAATGTGGTCTCGTTTCCGTATGGGCCAATGCCGACGCAGCCGCTCGGCTGGTTCAAGAAGCCAGTGGCAAAGCCCGAGGATATCCAGGGGCTGAAATTCCGTACGGTCGGCATTTCGATCGATGTGTTCACAGCACTTGGCGCTGCGGTCAATGCGCTGCCAGGTGGAGAGATCGTCGCCGCTCTCGACCGTGGACTGATCGACGCCGCGGAGTTCAACAATGCCTCATCCGACCGAGTGCTCGGTTTTCCCGATGTTTCCAAGATCTGCATGCTGCAGGGCTACCATCAGAATGCCGAGACGTTCGAGATCCTCTTCAACAAAGGAAAATTCGACGGCCTGCCAGAGGCTATGAAGGCAATCATAGCCAATGCGGTGGAGTCGGCGTCCGCGGACATGTCCTGGAAGGCAATCGATCGTTACTCCACGGATTATCGCGAGATGCAGACCGCCGACAGCGTCAAGTTCTACAAGACGCCGGACGCGATCCTCAAACGGCAGCTCGAAGTTTATGACGAGGTTGTAAAGAAAAAATCGGCAGAGAACCCGATGTTCAAGGAGGTCCTCCTCTCGCAACTCACCTTTGCCGAAAGGGCGACTCGGTGGGAACAGGACACTGTCGTCAACCGAAGGATGGCATTCGATCACTACTTCGGACGGGACGGTGTAGCAAAAGAGTTCTGA
- a CDS encoding sorbosone dehydrogenase family protein, whose protein sequence is MNTGFPRTAVVITLVGALVASCAGVSAQQTARTTGSIGYGPNPTLPKPRPTIIPVVNIADATGWQRGRMPTPARGLKVNAFAANLDHPRWLHVLPNGDVLVAESNAPEKRGQGFSLRKVFMTAAMKRAGAVTKSANRITLLRDTDGDGVADQRRTFAEGLNSPFGMTLSNGRLYVANTDALVAFPYSDGQTRARGRPRKIVDLPAGDLNHHWTKDVIASRDGQRLYVTVGSNSNVGENGMAAEKNRAAVLEVDPESRRTRVFASGLRNPNGLSWNPESGELWVAVNERDGIGDDLVPDYMTSVSAGGFYGWPYSYFGQNVDTRVKPPRPDLVAKAIKPDYALGAHTASLGLTFSKGASLGRTYANGAFVGQHGSWNRSVHSGYKVIFVPFRNGKPSGPPRDVLTGFLGRGGTAMGRPVGVAIDKTGALLVADDVGNVIWRVSRTNRR, encoded by the coding sequence ATGAACACCGGCTTTCCGCGTACCGCAGTCGTGATCACCCTGGTGGGCGCGCTTGTGGCGAGCTGCGCCGGCGTCTCGGCGCAGCAAACGGCGCGGACGACCGGCAGCATCGGCTATGGTCCGAACCCCACCTTGCCGAAGCCGCGCCCCACGATAATCCCAGTCGTTAACATCGCCGATGCGACCGGCTGGCAGAGGGGCCGCATGCCCACGCCCGCAAGAGGGCTGAAGGTCAACGCCTTTGCGGCAAACCTCGATCACCCGCGGTGGCTGCATGTGCTGCCGAACGGTGACGTGCTGGTTGCCGAAAGCAATGCGCCCGAGAAGCGTGGCCAAGGCTTCAGCCTACGCAAGGTCTTCATGACAGCGGCCATGAAGCGGGCCGGCGCGGTCACCAAGAGCGCCAACCGGATCACGCTTCTGCGCGACACCGATGGCGACGGCGTTGCCGATCAGCGCCGGACCTTTGCGGAAGGACTGAACTCGCCCTTCGGCATGACACTTTCGAACGGCAGGCTCTACGTCGCCAATACCGACGCCCTCGTAGCCTTTCCCTATTCCGACGGCCAGACCCGGGCGCGCGGGCGGCCGCGAAAGATCGTCGACCTGCCGGCCGGGGACCTCAACCATCACTGGACCAAGGACGTGATCGCAAGCCGCGACGGCCAAAGGCTCTACGTAACCGTCGGCTCCAACAGCAATGTCGGCGAAAACGGCATGGCGGCGGAGAAGAATCGCGCCGCGGTCTTAGAGGTGGATCCGGAAAGCCGCCGGACGCGCGTCTTCGCTTCGGGCCTCAGGAACCCGAATGGGCTTTCCTGGAATCCGGAAAGCGGCGAACTCTGGGTCGCCGTCAACGAGCGGGACGGGATCGGCGACGATCTCGTGCCGGACTACATGACCTCCGTCAGCGCCGGCGGCTTCTACGGCTGGCCCTACAGCTATTTCGGCCAAAACGTCGATACCCGCGTCAAGCCGCCCCGGCCGGATCTCGTTGCAAAGGCGATCAAGCCTGACTACGCGCTCGGCGCGCATACCGCCTCGCTGGGCCTCACCTTTTCCAAGGGGGCGTCCCTCGGCCGGACTTACGCGAACGGCGCCTTCGTCGGCCAGCACGGCTCGTGGAACCGGAGCGTCCACAGCGGTTACAAGGTGATCTTCGTGCCTTTCCGCAACGGCAAACCCAGCGGTCCGCCACGCGACGTCCTCACCGGTTTCCTCGGCCGCGGCGGCACGGCGATGGGCCGCCCCGTTGGAGTCGCAATCGACAAGACCGGCGCGCTGCTCGTCGCAGACGACGTCGGCAACGTTATCTGGCGGGTCAGCCGCACGAATAGGCGCTAG
- a CDS encoding adenylate/guanylate cyclase domain-containing protein, translated as MRRLAAIMDADVVGYSLLMGRDEAGTFQALKACRNAFILPAVAAHSGRIVKETGDGTLAEFASVIDAVACAIAIQRTMQEHNESAEARRLELRIGVHLGDVVVEDGDIHGDGIAVATRLQEMAPPGGICVSQQVYDQIGTKLDFPAVDLGRQTLGDAAPVRVWQWQPHEAESLTQHAPPHQRPVPDHKRPSIAVLPFANLSSAEEQEHFSDGFTEELIATLARCRWLRVVARNSSFTYKGTAVDVRKVAEDLGVKYVIEGSVRRSGNRIRITAQLLSGGTGMLLWAERYERTLDDMFVLQDEIAGQITGTIGPELGMIEFAALRGHMAADMDAWNIYLKGLWHLYKFNLDDLKVAKELFERATSLEPSFAQAHARLAYVHIQLGWYGPLEERAERIADATALAERAIALDSREPAAHLALGRALALGGQPERGIDHLRNALRLDASFAQGHFALGQALCYVDRPEEGIAAINEAFRLSPRDPHLWTFHNMVAIAHYQSGRLTEAAESARASLRQENATFWPAMVLVAALGAEERTDEARAAVAALLQRRPDMTTKNARAEFYFGRHPAMSEDFIDRFVNDLRRAGLSE; from the coding sequence ATGAGGCGGTTGGCAGCGATCATGGACGCCGACGTCGTCGGCTACAGCCTGCTGATGGGACGTGACGAAGCTGGCACGTTCCAGGCGCTGAAGGCATGCCGGAACGCTTTCATTCTGCCTGCCGTCGCGGCTCATAGCGGGCGGATCGTCAAAGAGACAGGCGACGGAACGCTGGCTGAATTTGCGAGCGTTATCGACGCGGTTGCCTGCGCGATCGCAATCCAACGAACGATGCAGGAGCACAATGAGAGCGCCGAGGCGCGGCGCCTGGAGCTGCGCATCGGCGTCCATCTCGGCGATGTGGTCGTCGAGGACGGAGATATCCATGGCGATGGCATTGCGGTCGCCACGCGCTTGCAGGAAATGGCGCCGCCCGGCGGCATTTGCGTGTCGCAGCAAGTTTACGACCAGATAGGCACGAAGCTCGACTTTCCCGCCGTCGATCTCGGCCGGCAGACGCTCGGCGACGCCGCCCCCGTGCGCGTCTGGCAATGGCAACCGCACGAGGCGGAGAGCCTAACTCAGCATGCGCCGCCGCATCAGCGGCCGGTGCCCGATCACAAGCGCCCTTCGATCGCCGTGCTTCCCTTCGCCAACCTATCGAGCGCCGAAGAACAGGAGCACTTCTCCGACGGTTTCACCGAGGAGCTCATCGCGACGCTCGCCCGCTGCCGATGGCTGCGCGTCGTCGCCCGCAATTCCTCCTTCACCTACAAGGGGACGGCCGTCGACGTCAGGAAGGTCGCCGAGGACCTCGGCGTCAAATATGTGATCGAGGGGAGCGTCCGCCGTTCGGGCAACCGCATTCGCATCACCGCGCAATTGTTGAGCGGCGGCACCGGCATGCTGCTCTGGGCCGAGCGCTACGAGCGCACCCTTGACGACATGTTCGTGCTGCAGGACGAGATCGCTGGCCAGATAACCGGCACCATCGGACCGGAACTCGGCATGATCGAGTTTGCGGCGCTGCGCGGCCATATGGCCGCCGATATGGACGCGTGGAATATCTATCTCAAGGGCCTCTGGCACCTCTACAAGTTCAACCTCGACGACCTCAAGGTCGCCAAGGAGCTCTTCGAGCGAGCGACAAGCCTCGAACCCAGTTTCGCCCAGGCCCATGCCCGCCTTGCCTATGTCCACATACAGCTCGGCTGGTACGGCCCGCTGGAGGAACGCGCCGAGCGGATCGCTGATGCCACCGCGCTTGCCGAGCGGGCGATCGCGCTTGACAGCCGCGAGCCTGCCGCGCACCTGGCACTCGGCCGGGCGCTGGCGCTCGGCGGCCAGCCGGAGCGCGGCATCGATCATCTGCGCAACGCGCTGAGGCTCGATGCGAGCTTCGCGCAAGGCCATTTCGCCCTCGGGCAGGCGCTCTGCTATGTCGATCGGCCGGAAGAGGGCATTGCCGCGATCAACGAGGCGTTCCGACTAAGCCCCCGCGATCCGCATCTATGGACCTTCCACAACATGGTGGCTATCGCCCATTATCAGTCTGGCCGGCTTACGGAAGCCGCCGAGTCCGCCCGCGCCTCACTGCGTCAGGAGAACGCCACCTTCTGGCCAGCCATGGTGCTGGTAGCCGCCCTTGGGGCCGAGGAGCGGACGGACGAAGCACGCGCAGCCGTCGCCGCGCTCCTTCAGCGGCGGCCGGACATGACCACGAAGAACGCCCGGGCGGAGTTCTATTTCGGACGTCACCCGGCCATGTCGGAAGACTTCATCGATCGCTTCGTCAATGATCTGCGCCGTGCCGGCTTGTCAGAATGA